A window of the Oncorhynchus masou masou isolate Uvic2021 chromosome 13, UVic_Omas_1.1, whole genome shotgun sequence genome harbors these coding sequences:
- the LOC135551432 gene encoding C3a anaphylatoxin chemotactic receptor-like, which produces MTPNATIPFALVTSAARDDEAKVVDIDAIVNKLNIVLLTLTIVLGTTGNSVVIWVAGFKLKPTITNVWLVNLAVADLIFCLSRVLSLTKKLFFDYWPFGIFLCKFNGFFRYTNMFCSVFLLTVISMDRTLCIWHPVFTKRRRTICSARLVSAGVWAVAAILSAPHFAYRQVYLGKNNMSKCSLEDNEPKGDNSAKLALYLMRFLCGFLLPFLIILCCYILAGLGIRRTRLLGKSRPLRILVSLVCAFFLCWAPYHCLLLAKMVNSNSMVVKVGLTVATAFTYFNSCVNPLLYFCMGLDMRGSRFRQTLEGVYRRALADDRDGRNTQSNERTVHNSSGSASQPALSLK; this is translated from the coding sequence ATGACACCAAACGCCACCATTCCGTTTGCCCTCGTCACCTCAGCCGCCCGAGATGACGAAGCCAAGGTGGTGGACATCGATGCCATCGTGAACAAATTAAACATTGTCCTTCTCACGCTGACCATTGTTCTGGGCACCACGGGCAACTCTGTAGTCATCTGGGTGGCAGGCTTCAAGCTCAAGCCCACCATCACCAATGTGTGGCTGGTCAACCTGGCCGTGGCCGACCTCATCTTCTGCCTGAGCCGTGTGCTCTCGCTGACCAAGAAGCTCTTCTTCGACTACTGGCCGTTCGGCATCTTCTTATGCAAGTTCAACGGCTTCTTCAGGTATACCAACATGTTCTGCAGTGTGTTCCTGCTCACCGTAATCAGCATGGACCGGACGCTCTGCATCTGGCACCCCGTCTTTACCAAACGGCGTAGGACGATCTGCTCCGCCCGCCTGGTGAGTGCCGGCGTGTGGGCTGTAGCGGCCATTTTGAGCGCCCCCCACTTCGCCTACCGCCAGGTTTACCTCGGCAAGAATAACATGAGCAAGTGCTCTCTGGAGGACAATGAGCCAAAAGGCGATAACAGCGCTAAGCTAGCGCTCTACCTAATGCGCTTCCTATGCGGTTTCCTGCTTCCTTTCCTCATCATCCTCTGCTGCTACATCCTAGCAGGGTTAGGCATCCGACGGACCCGCCTGTTGGGCAAGTCACGACCCCTCCGTATCTTGGTATCGCTGGTGTGTGCTTTCTTCCTGTGCTGGGCGCCCTACCACTGCCTCCTACTGGCAAAGATGGTGAACAGCAACAGTATGGTGGTGAAGGTGGGGCTGACAGTGGCCACAGCCTTTACCTACTTCAACAGTTGTGTGAACCCGCTGCTGTACTTCTGTATGGGGTTGGACATGAGAGGGTCGAGGTTCAGGCAGACCTTAGAGGGGGTGTACCGGAGAGCACTAGCCGATGACAGAGATGGTCGAAACACGCAGTCCAACGAGCGCACAGTGCATAATAGTTCTGGCTCTGCCTCACAACCTGCACTCAGTCTCAAGTGA